The genomic region GTGGTCTTCAGTCTGGAGATGGGGGCCGTTGATTTGGTTACCCGTCTGGTGGCGGCCGAAGGTGGGATTGATGCCAACCACCTAACAACCGGGCAAATGGACCGGGAGGACTGGCAGTCATTGACGGTGGCCATGCAATCCCTGGCGCGAATGCAGATTTACCTGGATGACACACCCGGCATCCGGATGAATCAGATTAGTGCCAAGCTGCGTAAGCTAGAAAAGGACTTACTCGGTAAGATGACGGTTGAGGAACGGGACGAAAATCCCCACCCCCTTGGCCTGGTCCTAATTGATTACCTGGGCCTGATTGAGTCCAACAACACCGAGAGCCGGCAGCAGGCAGTTTCTGAGACCTCCCGTTCGATTAAGAAGCTGGCCAAGGAGTTGCATACACCGATCGTGGCCCTGGCCCAGCTAAGTCGTGGCGTTGAACAGCGCCAGGATAAGCGGCCCCTACTTTCGGACCTGCGTGAATCTGGTTCGATTGAACAAGATGCCGACATTGTGGCCTTCCTGTACCGGGAAGATTACTACCGCAATGAGGGGGAAGACGGCGAGTACGGCCAGGAAGAGCCGGAACAAGAGGCGGTCCCAATTGAGGTTATCTTAGAGAAAAACCGGGCCGGTGCCCGGGGTAAGGCAACCTTGATGTTTAACAAGCCGACCTTTAAGTTCAGCCCAATGGCACCCGGCTACTTGTCAGCGCCTAGTCAACCCCAACCTACTCCAGATATTAGTAATGGCTGGTAAACAAAAAAGCACCCATGCGGGTGCTTTTTTATTCGGTTAAATCAGCAAAATGACCATCCACTAAGTGGGCAATGTCTTTGGGGTTAACCTGATCGGAGTGGTTTAACTCGCCGGCGCTGACCAGAAAATATTCCCGGTCCTCGGCGCTCTGGTCCAAGTAGATAGGGAACTTCTTGTTTTGCCAAATGCCGACTGGGTTGTTAGCCCCGTGGATGTAGCCGGTGGTCTTTTGCAGGTCCTTTAAGGGCAGCATGTGGGCCTTCTTATTACCCGAAACTGCTGCTAATTTTTTAAGTGACAGGTGCTCAGTAATTGGTAAGACTGCCACTAGGGGTCCGGTCTTGTCGCCGTTCGCCGCTAGGGTTTTATAAATGTCGGTATCCTTTAAGCCTAAGGGTGCCAGGGTGGCGGCCCGCTCAGACGCACTCTGATCCATGACGTTTAAGGACCAGGGGGTATAGGCAATCCCGTGCTGGTCTAAGACCTGCTCGGGCAAGGTTTTCTTAGATTTTTTCTTAGCCATGGCCCCAGTTTACCACAATTACTGCTGGTTGACGCAGCTGGTCAGACCAGTTTGTGGTAAACTGACCCTACTATGTCAGAAGCAATTTATGCCACGGTGCAAGCCGATATCAAACAAAAAATTTACCAGGGTGAGTTCCCCGACCTCAAGTTGCCGGACGAACGGACCCTGGCCGACCACTACCATGTATCCCGCTCCTCAATCAAGCGGGCCCTTAATGTGCTAGTTCAGCAGGGAATTATCTTTAAAAAGCGGGGTAGCGGTACTTTCGTGAACCCGCTCTATCTAAAAAATCAGGCCATTTTCCAGCACGAGGGCTCTAATTTAGGGGTTTCGGACTCCTTCCGGATTAATGGCGAGGCACCTAGCATCGAACTCCTGGACTTTCAGGTGATTCCAGCCACACCGGAACTTCAACAGGCCCTCTTTTTAAATGAAGGGGACTTTGTTTACGAGATTAAGCGCCTGCGGCGGCTAGGGGATGTGCCCTTTATGATTGAAAAAGGTTACGTGCCCATCAGTCTTTTGCCAGGGTTAAATCGAGAAATCGTGGCCAAGTCAATTTATGAATACATCGAGCAAAGCAAGTCCCGCACGGTGACCAAGTCCTTTATGACCGTCATGGCCGAGCCCAGTGGTTCCGAGGATCAAGAATTACTCAAGCTCAAAGAAAACGAGCCGGTGGGTATCATGGAAGGAATCTTCTTCATGGACGACGGCACACCCCTGGAATTCTCCACGATGCGCCTGCATTATCGCTACCTCCGCTACAATGCTTTCGTGAGTTTAGACTCCGAATAATTGGACCGGTCCAATTATTTTATGGAAGCAACCAAAATACTGATAAACCAGGCCCAATCGGGCCTTTTTGCTTGAAGAAGCCCAGGGCTTTCGTTATACTATGAGGTGTAAATAACGGAAAGATTCGTGGTTTACGAATTCTGTAAGTATCGATAAGGAGTACTGAATTTTTATGGTTGATTACAATTCAAAAGAGTACTTGGAAACGGTCGACAAGTGGTGGCGTGCTACTAACTACTTGTCAGCTGGGATGATCTTCTTGAAGAGCAACCCCCTTTTCTCAGTTACTAAGACGCCAATCCAACCAGAAGACGTTAAAGTTAAGCCAATTGGACACTGGGGAACGATCTCAGGTCAAACTTTCTTGTATGCTCACGCTAACCGCCTGATCAACAAGTATGACTTGAACATGTTCTACATTGGTGGTCCTGGACACGGTGGCCAGGTAATGGTTACCAACGCTTACCTGGATGGTGAGTATACTGAAGACTATCCTGAAGTTACCCAAGACTTGAAGGGTATGTCAATCTTGTTCAAGCGCTTCTCATTCCCAGGTGGAATTGGTTCGCACATGACTGCTCAGACCCCTGGTTCCCTCCACGAAGGTGGTGAATTGGGTTACTCACTGTCACACGGTTATGGTGCTATCTTGGATAACCCAGACCAGATTGCCTTTACGGTAGTTGGTGATGGTGAATCTGAAACTGGTCCATCAATGGGTTCATGGCACTCAATCAAGTTTATCAACCCTAAGAACGATGGTGCCGTTTTGCCAATCTTGGACTTGAACGGCTTCAAGATTTCTAACCCAACGGTCTTCTCACGGATGAGCGATGAAGAAATTTCAAAGTTCTTCGAAGGACTGGGCTACACGCCTCGCTTCATCGAAAACGATGACATCCATGACTACATGACCTACCACGAGAAGGCTGCTAAGGTCTTCGACCAGGCCATTGAAGATATCAAGGCCATCCAGAAGGATGCCCGTGAAAACAACAAGTACCAAGACGGTACGATTGCCCCATGGCCAGTAATCATTGCTCGCCTGCCTAAGGGCTGGGGTGGACCTCGCTTCGACCAGAAGGGTCTGCCAATCGAGAACTCATTCCGTTCTCACCAAGTGCCATTGCCTCTGTCACAAGGTGACTTGTCAACCTTGCCAGAGTTTGAAGAGTGGATGAACTCATACAAGCCAGAAGAACTCTTCAACGCTGATGGTTCATTGAAGGATGACGTTAAGGCTATCGCTCCTAAGGGTGACAAGCGGATGTCAGCTAACCCAATTACCAACGGTGGTCGTCCTCGCGGCGAAGAACTGAAGGACTTGGAGTTGCCTAACTGGCGTGACTACACCAACAAGATTACCCCTGACAACCGTGGTACTTTGTTGACGGACGCCAACCACAACATGGACATGTTCACTTTGTCGACTTACCTTGAAGAAGTCATGAAGAAGAACCCAACTTCATTCCGTGTCTTCGGACCTGATGAAACCATGTCAAACCGTTTGTGGAGTCTCTTTGACACCACTAACCGTCAGTGGATGGAAGAAGTTAAGGACCCTAACGACCAGTACGAAGCCCCAGTTGGCCGGATTTTGGATGCCCAGTTGTCTGAGCACCAGGCTGAAGGTTGGCTTGAAGGTTATACTTTGACTGGCCGTGTTGGAATCTTTGCTTCATACGAGTCATTCCTGCGCGTGGTAGATTCAATGATCACCCAGCACTTCAAGTGGTTGCGTCACGCTTCAGAACAGCCATGGCGTAATGATTACCCATCATTGAACTTGATTTCAACTTCAACTGCCTTCCAGCAGGACCACAACGGTTATACTCACCAGGATCCTGGTATGCTGACGCACTTGGCTGAAAAGAAGGCTAACTTCATTCGCCAGTACCTGCCAGCCGATGGAAACTCAGCCTTGGCCGTTATGGAACGTGCCTTCAGCGAGCACTCAAAGGTTAACCACATGGTTATCTCTAAGCAGCCTCGTCAACAGTGGTTTACCGCTGATGAAGCTGATGAATTGGCTAGCGAAGGTTTGAAGGTTATCGACTGGGCCTCAACTGCACCTTCTGGCAAGGTTGATATTACCTTCGCCTCAGCTGGTACGGAACCAACGATTGAAACGTTGGCTGCCCTTTGGTTGGTTAACCAGGAGTTCCCAGATGTTAAGTTCCGTTACGTTAACATCGTTGAATTGCTCCGTTTGCAGAAGAAGTCAGAAGCAGCTGGTAACGACGAGCGTGAGCTTCCTGATGCAGACTTTGACAAGTTCTTCCAAGCTGATACACCAGTTATCTTTGGTTACCACGGCTTTGAAGACTTGGTTGAGTCATTCTTCTTCGAGCGTAAGTTCCGCGGTGACGTCTATGTTCACGGCTACCGTGAAGATGGTGACATCACGACTACTTACGACATGCGTGTGTACTCACACCTTGATCGTTTCCACCAGGCTGCTGAAGCCGTTAGCGTTTTGGCTGACCGCGGTGTTGTCGATCAGGCCGCTGCTGATACCTTCATCACTAAGATGAACGATATCTTGGCAAAGCACTTCAAGGTTACCCGTGAAGAAGGACGCGATATTCCTGAATTCACTGACTGGAAGTGGACTGCTCTGCGTTAAGCTTGGCTTACCTCAGCGGAAGAAAAAGAATCGGCCTCGGCCGGTTCTTTTTTTATCAGACAGCGGTCTCAGGGCCGCAGCTAATCAGTGACGGAGAAGATAATGAGTGAGATTAAAATTGCTTCAATTGATATTGATGGAACCTTGTTAAACGATAACCGTGAAATCACCCCAGCCGTTAAGCAGGCCATTGCGGAAGCTGAGGCTAAGGGGGTAAAGGTGGTCATCACCACCGGCCGTCCCCTCAGTGGTGTTAAAAAAATTCTGGATGAATTGGGCATGGATGGTGATGATCAGTTCGTGATTACCCACAACGGTGGTCTGATTGAGTCAGCTAGTGGGAAGCGGACCCTTTTTCGGGCAGAGCTGTCCCTGGCCCAGTTTAAGGTGATTCAGGACTTCATGGATGCCCACGATACCTACGTGCAAGTCGAAAGCGCTGACCGGGCCTACACGATTGACCACAAGATTGGCTACTGGGCCAGCTACGAAAACGTCCTAGTAGACCTGCCCTTGCAAGTCTTTGAAAACCTGGATGAGATGGCCCACGTTGAGTTTATTAAGGCGATTGCCATGGCTAACAAGGATGACTTAGACAAGGTCCAGGCTGACGTTCCTGCATCCATCAAGGACGACGTCGCCGTTGTCCGTTCAACCGCTCAGAACTTGGAGTTTATGAATAAGACCGCCTCGAAGGGGAATGCCTTGATGGCCCTGGCTAAGGAACTGGGGGTTAATCCTAAGGATACGCTGGCCATTGGTGACCAGGAAAACGATC from Leuconostocaceae bacterium ESL0723 harbors:
- a CDS encoding phosphoketolase family protein, encoding MVDYNSKEYLETVDKWWRATNYLSAGMIFLKSNPLFSVTKTPIQPEDVKVKPIGHWGTISGQTFLYAHANRLINKYDLNMFYIGGPGHGGQVMVTNAYLDGEYTEDYPEVTQDLKGMSILFKRFSFPGGIGSHMTAQTPGSLHEGGELGYSLSHGYGAILDNPDQIAFTVVGDGESETGPSMGSWHSIKFINPKNDGAVLPILDLNGFKISNPTVFSRMSDEEISKFFEGLGYTPRFIENDDIHDYMTYHEKAAKVFDQAIEDIKAIQKDARENNKYQDGTIAPWPVIIARLPKGWGGPRFDQKGLPIENSFRSHQVPLPLSQGDLSTLPEFEEWMNSYKPEELFNADGSLKDDVKAIAPKGDKRMSANPITNGGRPRGEELKDLELPNWRDYTNKITPDNRGTLLTDANHNMDMFTLSTYLEEVMKKNPTSFRVFGPDETMSNRLWSLFDTTNRQWMEEVKDPNDQYEAPVGRILDAQLSEHQAEGWLEGYTLTGRVGIFASYESFLRVVDSMITQHFKWLRHASEQPWRNDYPSLNLISTSTAFQQDHNGYTHQDPGMLTHLAEKKANFIRQYLPADGNSALAVMERAFSEHSKVNHMVISKQPRQQWFTADEADELASEGLKVIDWASTAPSGKVDITFASAGTEPTIETLAALWLVNQEFPDVKFRYVNIVELLRLQKKSEAAGNDERELPDADFDKFFQADTPVIFGYHGFEDLVESFFFERKFRGDVYVHGYREDGDITTTYDMRVYSHLDRFHQAAEAVSVLADRGVVDQAAADTFITKMNDILAKHFKVTREEGRDIPEFTDWKWTALR
- a CDS encoding aminoacyl-tRNA deacylase → MAKKKSKKTLPEQVLDQHGIAYTPWSLNVMDQSASERAATLAPLGLKDTDIYKTLAANGDKTGPLVAVLPITEHLSLKKLAAVSGNKKAHMLPLKDLQKTTGYIHGANNPVGIWQNKKFPIYLDQSAEDREYFLVSAGELNHSDQVNPKDIAHLVDGHFADLTE
- a CDS encoding GntR family transcriptional regulator, which produces MSEAIYATVQADIKQKIYQGEFPDLKLPDERTLADHYHVSRSSIKRALNVLVQQGIIFKKRGSGTFVNPLYLKNQAIFQHEGSNLGVSDSFRINGEAPSIELLDFQVIPATPELQQALFLNEGDFVYEIKRLRRLGDVPFMIEKGYVPISLLPGLNREIVAKSIYEYIEQSKSRTVTKSFMTVMAEPSGSEDQELLKLKENEPVGIMEGIFFMDDGTPLEFSTMRLHYRYLRYNAFVSLDSE
- a CDS encoding Cof-type HAD-IIB family hydrolase, coding for MSEIKIASIDIDGTLLNDNREITPAVKQAIAEAEAKGVKVVITTGRPLSGVKKILDELGMDGDDQFVITHNGGLIESASGKRTLFRAELSLAQFKVIQDFMDAHDTYVQVESADRAYTIDHKIGYWASYENVLVDLPLQVFENLDEMAHVEFIKAIAMANKDDLDKVQADVPASIKDDVAVVRSTAQNLEFMNKTASKGNALMALAKELGVNPKDTLAIGDQENDHSMIEAAGIGVAMGNAVPGIKAAANVETTDNNHDGVAEALKKYVL
- the dnaB gene encoding replicative DNA helicase, encoding MDNSLMGNEYRQPPQDIDAERAVLGAIFFDVNSDAALVAAQAILSADDFYRQAHQTIFKAMESLVDEQRPIDMLTLQDKLNSMQELENVGGMAYLAEISESIASAANLRHYANIVHEKATLRRMIGDLTQTMSLAYDSSDDSENLMENLSHQLDQLAENRGDDDLRAIKDVLQEFQENLDNAAANEDDVVGLATGYPELDKLTHGFREDQMIVIGARPAVGKTAFALNVAKNAAKNDQKPVVVFSLEMGAVDLVTRLVAAEGGIDANHLTTGQMDREDWQSLTVAMQSLARMQIYLDDTPGIRMNQISAKLRKLEKDLLGKMTVEERDENPHPLGLVLIDYLGLIESNNTESRQQAVSETSRSIKKLAKELHTPIVALAQLSRGVEQRQDKRPLLSDLRESGSIEQDADIVAFLYREDYYRNEGEDGEYGQEEPEQEAVPIEVILEKNRAGARGKATLMFNKPTFKFSPMAPGYLSAPSQPQPTPDISNGW